In the Kitasatospora terrestris genome, one interval contains:
- a CDS encoding DUF6629 family protein, protein MCWSAQADAVAGGAVAALGVACLVPVRDVRRLPLACLPLLLGVHQLLEAAVWSGGAWARTPWAVIALPLLPLLVPAGVLAATGRRSAAVLTAVGAAVALPLAADLAADPLSASPHGHTLTYGIGVPYAPLLLAGYLLATVGSLLLSGDRTLRLLGVLTGAGALVCAALWHYAFVSTWCAVAAAAGLVLLPWARRPAGP, encoded by the coding sequence ATGTGCTGGAGCGCCCAGGCCGATGCGGTGGCGGGCGGCGCCGTGGCCGCGCTCGGCGTCGCCTGCCTGGTCCCCGTCCGCGACGTCCGCCGGCTCCCCCTCGCCTGCCTCCCGCTGCTCCTCGGGGTGCACCAGCTGCTGGAGGCGGCCGTCTGGTCGGGCGGGGCGTGGGCCCGCACGCCCTGGGCGGTGATCGCCCTGCCGCTGCTCCCCCTGCTGGTCCCTGCCGGGGTGCTCGCCGCCACCGGCCGCCGGAGCGCCGCCGTCCTGACCGCGGTCGGCGCGGCGGTGGCGCTCCCGCTGGCCGCGGACCTCGCCGCGGATCCGCTCTCGGCGAGCCCGCACGGCCACACCCTCACGTACGGCATCGGCGTGCCGTACGCCCCGCTGCTGCTCGCCGGCTACCTGCTGGCGACCGTCGGCTCGCTCCTGCTCAGCGGCGACCGGACGCTGCGCCTGCTCGGCGTCCTGACCGGGGCCGGCGCCCTGGTCTGCGCGGCGCTCTGGCACTACGCGTTCGTCTCCACCTGGTGCGCGGTGGCGGCGGCGGCCGGCCTGGTGCTGCTCCCCTGGGCCCGGCGGCCGGCCGGGCCCTAG
- a CDS encoding DMT family transporter: MAVFILAIGAACCLGLGFVLQQHAAQRAPKSDLLHWRLLLHLARMPDWLLGIAFMIAGQVLSALALGQGEVALVEPLLATNLVFAMALARVLTGTSLGRSGWMGVVLIALGVAVFIAAGQPTGGGARAGPLRFWLVVGVVSGLALVLVAIARRFDLFEEATLLALAAGLLYGLQDALTRMSADRLEDGGIGEALRSWQPYAVIAIGVVGLLLVQSAFEAAPLRMSLPALTAAQPIAGIACAVGFLGDTLRVTPAAVTAQVLGLLAVVTGVVVLGRHPAMPGQGHHTHLPHLPHLPASNHRDGA; the protein is encoded by the coding sequence GTGGCGGTCTTCATCCTGGCGATCGGCGCGGCCTGCTGCCTCGGCCTCGGGTTCGTGCTCCAGCAGCACGCGGCCCAGCGCGCCCCCAAGAGCGATCTGCTGCACTGGCGGCTGCTGCTCCACCTGGCGCGGATGCCCGACTGGCTGCTCGGCATCGCGTTCATGATCGCCGGTCAGGTGCTCAGCGCCCTCGCCCTCGGCCAGGGCGAGGTCGCCCTCGTCGAACCGCTCCTCGCCACCAACCTGGTCTTCGCGATGGCCCTCGCCCGGGTCCTCACCGGCACCTCGCTCGGCCGCTCCGGCTGGATGGGTGTCGTGCTGATCGCCCTCGGCGTGGCCGTCTTCATCGCCGCCGGGCAGCCCACCGGCGGCGGCGCCCGGGCCGGCCCCCTGCGCTTCTGGCTGGTCGTCGGCGTGGTCTCCGGGCTGGCGCTGGTCCTGGTCGCGATCGCCCGCCGCTTCGACCTGTTCGAGGAGGCCACCCTGCTCGCCCTCGCCGCCGGTCTCCTCTACGGCCTCCAGGACGCGCTCACCCGGATGAGCGCGGACCGACTGGAGGACGGCGGGATCGGCGAGGCGCTGCGGAGCTGGCAGCCGTACGCCGTGATCGCCATCGGGGTGGTCGGGCTGCTGCTCGTCCAGTCCGCGTTCGAGGCGGCGCCGCTGCGGATGTCCCTGCCCGCGCTCACCGCCGCCCAGCCCATCGCCGGCATCGCCTGCGCCGTCGGCTTCCTCGGCGACACCCTGCGGGTCACCCCGGCCGCCGTCACCGCCCAGGTCCTCGGCCTGCTCGCCGTCGTCACCGGCGTCGTCGTCCTCGGCCGCCACCCCGCCATGCCCGGCCAGGGCCACCACACCCACCTGCCGCACCTGCCGCACCTGCCCGCGAGCAACCACCGGGACGGGGCCTAG
- a CDS encoding TetR/AcrR family transcriptional regulator — protein MTGKQRREQLLEIGRSVFAERGYDGTSVEEIAERAGVSKPVVYEHFGGKEGLYAVVVDREMQLLLDMVTGALTGGHSRELLEQAAFALMDYIDTSTDGFKILVRDSPVAQSTGSFASLIGDIATQVEDILGLEFKSRGFDPRLAPMYSQMLVGMVALTGQWWLEVRKPGKAEVAAHLVNLAWHGLEGLERHPKLVGDRKT, from the coding sequence ATGACCGGCAAGCAGCGCCGGGAGCAGCTGCTCGAAATCGGCCGGTCGGTCTTCGCCGAGCGCGGTTACGACGGCACCTCCGTGGAGGAGATCGCCGAGCGGGCCGGGGTGTCCAAGCCGGTGGTGTACGAGCACTTCGGCGGCAAGGAGGGGCTGTACGCGGTCGTCGTCGACCGCGAGATGCAGCTCCTCCTCGACATGGTGACCGGCGCGCTGACCGGCGGGCACTCCCGGGAACTGCTGGAGCAGGCCGCCTTCGCGCTGATGGACTACATCGACACCTCGACCGACGGCTTCAAGATCCTGGTCCGCGACTCGCCGGTGGCGCAGTCCACCGGCAGCTTCGCCTCGCTGATCGGCGACATCGCCACCCAGGTCGAGGACATCCTGGGGCTGGAGTTCAAGTCCCGGGGCTTCGACCCGCGGCTCGCCCCGATGTACTCCCAGATGCTGGTCGGCATGGTCGCCCTCACCGGCCAGTGGTGGCTGGAGGTCCGCAAGCCCGGCAAGGCCGAGGTCGCCGCCCACCTGGTCAACCTCGCCTGGCACGGACTGGAGGGACTGGAGCGCCACCCCAAGCTGGTCGGCGACCGCAAGACCTGA